A stretch of Treponema vincentii F0403 DNA encodes these proteins:
- a CDS encoding helix-turn-helix domain-containing protein, translated as MKPVKSLDWQWYGTGAAIVDIADSVTEYAINCATPNGRMKVFHLFPGIDYALTTFEAATCDYRKHSAPDVIEIAYCKSGRFECEYKSGYFTYIGEGDCAVGILEAQTEKPYFPLGYYTGCTLIIDLKKAGKVFQTGIACMSFDLPAMLKKLCPDNRCAVFKTPDILLRVFTELYNTSQSLCYSPDETKAYLQLKVLELLFLLQHYESQEQAAEHVCFSGAYIKKIKAIKADITENRNGKLRLKGLSQKYGISLTMMKDCFKAVYGKPIHAFQKEYKMQKAAQLLRDTDQSITDIAASVGYENPNKFSSAFKMMFGCPPREYRQQAICN; from the coding sequence ATGAAACCGGTAAAAAGTTTGGATTGGCAATGGTATGGGACGGGTGCTGCGATTGTAGATATTGCCGATTCGGTAACCGAGTATGCAATCAACTGCGCCACGCCGAACGGGCGGATGAAAGTATTCCATTTGTTTCCGGGAATCGATTATGCGCTTACAACCTTTGAAGCAGCTACGTGCGATTATCGGAAACATTCGGCGCCCGATGTTATCGAAATAGCGTATTGTAAATCGGGGCGGTTTGAATGCGAATATAAGAGCGGCTATTTTACCTATATCGGAGAAGGTGATTGCGCCGTCGGTATTTTGGAAGCGCAAACCGAAAAACCGTATTTTCCGTTAGGGTATTACACAGGCTGTACGCTCATTATCGATCTAAAAAAAGCGGGTAAGGTTTTTCAAACCGGAATCGCCTGTATGTCTTTCGATTTACCGGCAATGCTGAAAAAGCTCTGTCCCGATAACCGATGCGCAGTATTCAAAACACCGGACATATTGCTCCGTGTATTTACCGAATTATACAACACATCGCAAAGTCTCTGCTATTCTCCTGATGAAACAAAGGCATATCTACAACTTAAAGTTTTAGAACTGCTGTTTTTATTGCAGCATTATGAATCGCAAGAGCAAGCAGCGGAACATGTCTGCTTTTCGGGCGCATATATAAAAAAGATCAAAGCGATTAAAGCGGATATTACGGAAAACCGGAACGGGAAGCTGCGGCTGAAAGGCCTATCTCAAAAATACGGTATAAGTTTAACGATGATGAAAGACTGTTTTAAGGCGGTATACGGCAAACCGATTCATGCTTTTCAAAAAGAATATAAGATGCAAAAAGCGGCGCAGCTCTTACGTGATACCGACCAATCAATCACGGACATTGCCGCATCGGTCGGATACGAAAATCCGAATAAGTTCTCCTCCGCTTTTAAAATGATGTTCGGCTGCCCACCGAGGGAATATCGGCAGCAGGCTATTTGTAATTAA
- the dinB gene encoding DNA polymerase IV: MIHNPVFFHVDLDAFFASVEQLDNPAYRGKPVIVGGLGKRGVVSTASYEARKSGVHSAMPIGRARALCPHGIFLKTRMQRYYEKSKEIMEIFKNFSPDIQQLSVDEAFLDMSGTEKIFGNTEAAARLLKTTVFEQTGLRVSVGAASNKYIAKIASGQSKPDGLLVVPPGREAAFMQSLRLSDVWGIGGKTRARLAEAGLTTIAEILKQQESVLQLIIGNAAGTFLYQAVRGDMAHVFNEDRKSHSISTERTFETDLHERDEISDVLFQLSAELMCRILDEHIQSRTVHIKIRYADFTTISAQQSGALINDSADLYERARQLFFSRFDAALSVRLIGIGVDVSSDNSQLELFASEKAAKKRKLEEAVLNIAKKNKDVKIVQARLLPPQE, from the coding sequence ATGATTCATAATCCGGTATTTTTTCATGTTGATTTAGACGCTTTTTTCGCCTCGGTAGAACAGCTTGATAATCCGGCATATCGCGGCAAACCGGTTATTGTCGGAGGCCTCGGCAAGCGGGGTGTTGTTTCGACTGCGTCGTATGAAGCGCGGAAATCCGGTGTGCATTCCGCAATGCCGATTGGCCGTGCACGCGCCTTGTGTCCGCATGGCATCTTTTTAAAAACCCGTATGCAGCGTTATTATGAAAAATCAAAAGAGATTATGGAAATTTTTAAAAACTTCAGTCCCGATATACAGCAGCTTTCCGTCGATGAAGCTTTTTTGGATATGAGCGGTACGGAAAAAATATTCGGTAATACCGAAGCGGCGGCCCGGCTTTTAAAAACCACCGTTTTTGAACAAACCGGTTTGAGGGTTTCCGTAGGAGCGGCTTCCAATAAATATATCGCAAAGATTGCTTCGGGACAGTCGAAGCCGGACGGTTTGCTGGTTGTTCCGCCGGGCAGAGAAGCGGCGTTTATGCAGTCGCTGCGTTTAAGCGATGTGTGGGGTATCGGCGGCAAAACCCGCGCACGGCTTGCAGAGGCAGGCCTAACGACTATTGCCGAAATTCTCAAACAACAGGAATCTGTTTTGCAGCTGATTATCGGAAACGCCGCCGGTACGTTTTTGTATCAAGCTGTTCGCGGAGATATGGCGCATGTCTTTAATGAGGATCGGAAAAGTCATTCTATCAGTACGGAGCGCACGTTTGAAACCGATTTGCATGAAAGGGATGAAATTTCCGATGTGCTGTTCCAGCTGAGCGCCGAGCTGATGTGCCGCATTCTTGACGAGCACATTCAAAGCCGTACGGTGCATATCAAAATACGGTATGCAGATTTTACCACTATTTCGGCCCAGCAGAGCGGGGCATTGATTAACGATTCGGCGGATTTATACGAGCGGGCACGGCAGTTGTTCTTTTCCCGCTTTGATGCCGCGCTTTCCGTCCGGCTTATCGGGATTGGGGTGGATGTCAGCAGCGACAATAGTCAGCTGGAATTGTTTGCTTCCGAAAAAGCGGCGAAAAAACGTAAACTTGAAGAAGCGGTTTTGAATATTGCAAAGAAAAATAAGGACGTCAAAATTGTGCAAGCACGATTGCTCCCTCCGCAGGAGTAA
- a CDS encoding AbrB/MazE/SpoVT family DNA-binding domain-containing protein, with protein sequence MQAVVQKWGNSLGLRIPSLWAKDNNIKNGSKIEIIAERGKMIILPQKKSLEAFMNLVTDQNLHSEINTFEAVGKEEW encoded by the coding sequence ATGCAAGCAGTAGTTCAGAAATGGGGGAATAGTCTTGGGCTTAGAATTCCGTCACTTTGGGCAAAAGATAATAATATTAAAAATGGAAGTAAAATAGAAATAATTGCCGAAAGAGGGAAAATGATAATTCTTCCTCAGAAAAAATCACTTGAAGCTTTTATGAATCTTGTTACAGATCAGAATCTCCATTCAGAAATAAACACTTTTGAAGCGGTAGGAAAAGAAGAATGGTAA
- a CDS encoding MptD family putative ECF transporter S component encodes MDNQKNTKSARGAISAGLFIALYLVTYVIIGAICMPVAVLFLLMPELVAFFAAPIYHTMLTKAPGWISIFLAAIIPSLVLIATGHIPIAPLVSIPVGIIAVLLAKNGHYRSFKWNAISHAVFSLNLFGGFLPIWVMRDYFFQHTLEGGMSKAFCDTVRSLTPWWVLPVMMIATALCSLLGSLFTKKVLHKHLEKAGIV; translated from the coding sequence ATGGACAACCAAAAAAACACAAAGTCCGCGAGAGGAGCGATCTCCGCAGGTCTTTTTATTGCGCTCTATCTTGTAACCTACGTTATCATCGGCGCTATCTGTATGCCTGTTGCAGTGCTTTTCCTGCTGATGCCGGAATTGGTAGCGTTTTTTGCTGCGCCTATCTACCATACGATGCTGACCAAGGCGCCGGGATGGATTTCGATTTTTCTTGCAGCGATCATTCCCAGTCTGGTGTTAATTGCAACAGGGCACATTCCCATTGCGCCGTTAGTTTCCATTCCGGTAGGCATTATCGCCGTGCTATTAGCAAAGAACGGGCACTATAGAAGTTTTAAATGGAATGCAATCAGTCACGCGGTTTTTTCTTTAAATCTATTCGGAGGTTTTCTCCCTATTTGGGTTATGCGGGATTACTTCTTTCAACATACGCTCGAAGGAGGAATGAGCAAAGCTTTTTGCGACACTGTCCGCTCGCTTACGCCATGGTGGGTACTTCCGGTTATGATGATTGCAACAGCGCTCTGCTCGCTGCTCGGCTCTTTGTTCACAAAAAAAGTATTGCATAAACATCTGGAAAAAGCAGGCATCGTGTGA
- a CDS encoding energy-coupling factor transporter transmembrane component T family protein — protein MRNLDPRTHLAVTLCAAVVWFLYERLGQMHLLCLLASCYLWQAKEVRTAERLCLFYCILQALSLLCAPHTALLYVILHTFARSIPLVMFAAAIATSNPSRLMASWQNLRVPKPVLIMLCMMIRFFPVLRKEMASIRQGIRARGLFPHWYDYLRRPVTVYESFFVPFTVRCLKLSAELGATAELRGLDAPTERSSLYAAPLSVYDYLTAGLYAAAMLCILFID, from the coding sequence GTGCGGAATCTCGATCCTCGGACTCACCTTGCCGTTACGCTCTGCGCCGCCGTCGTTTGGTTTTTATATGAACGGCTCGGGCAAATGCACCTGCTGTGTCTTCTGGCAAGCTGCTATTTATGGCAGGCAAAAGAGGTGCGGACGGCGGAGCGCTTGTGTCTCTTCTATTGTATATTGCAGGCGCTCAGCCTTCTTTGCGCACCGCATACGGCGCTGCTGTATGTCATCCTGCACACCTTTGCACGGTCAATCCCGCTGGTGATGTTTGCCGCCGCTATCGCAACAAGCAATCCGAGCAGGCTGATGGCAAGCTGGCAAAATCTGCGTGTTCCCAAGCCCGTCCTGATTATGCTGTGTATGATGATACGCTTTTTTCCGGTACTGCGGAAAGAAATGGCATCGATCCGGCAGGGAATTAGAGCGAGAGGGCTGTTTCCTCATTGGTATGATTATCTCCGCCGTCCCGTTACGGTATATGAAAGTTTTTTTGTACCGTTTACCGTTCGTTGCCTAAAGTTATCTGCGGAATTGGGAGCAACGGCGGAGCTACGCGGCTTGGACGCTCCTACAGAACGAAGCAGCCTCTATGCCGCCCCCTTGTCCGTATACGACTATCTGACGGCGGGCTTATACGCCGCTGCGATGCTCTGTATATTATTCATTGATTGA
- a CDS encoding TetR/AcrR family transcriptional regulator, with the protein MPKTSPEYMENRRNEIINACKKLYETMDFKDITIKEISTATSFSRPSIYNYFKTKEEIFLAIFQTEYELWTNELNAIRQDPALPATSLPEKIACSLEKRGLLLKLLAMNLYDMEEHSSLECLVRFKRAYKAAFDAVENLLKQFYPSFSPARRQEFLFSFFPFLFGIYPYAFATKKQIEAMNRCGFEYPRATIYELVCQCVARLLGNR; encoded by the coding sequence ATGCCGAAAACATCGCCTGAATATATGGAAAACCGCAGAAATGAAATCATCAATGCCTGTAAAAAGCTGTATGAGACCATGGATTTTAAAGACATTACGATAAAGGAAATCAGCACGGCAACCAGTTTTTCCCGCCCTTCCATTTACAATTATTTTAAAACAAAAGAAGAAATCTTTCTTGCAATTTTTCAGACGGAATATGAACTTTGGACGAATGAGCTCAATGCCATAAGGCAGGATCCTGCGCTGCCCGCAACTTCACTTCCGGAAAAAATCGCCTGCAGCCTTGAAAAACGCGGATTGCTTTTGAAGCTGCTCGCCATGAATCTGTACGATATGGAAGAACATAGCAGTCTGGAATGTCTGGTACGTTTTAAGCGCGCCTACAAAGCCGCTTTTGATGCCGTTGAAAATCTGCTCAAGCAGTTTTATCCTTCATTTTCGCCAGCCCGCCGCCAAGAATTCCTGTTTTCATTTTTCCCTTTCCTCTTTGGAATCTATCCTTACGCCTTTGCAACAAAAAAACAGATTGAAGCCATGAACCGGTGCGGCTTTGAATACCCAAGAGCCACGATTTACGAGCTGGTGTGTCAGTGCGTAGCACGGCTTCTTGGAAACCGCTAA
- a CDS encoding EamA family transporter: MMWAVFALLSAVFAALTSILAKVGIEGVNSNLATALRTVVVLAMAWGMVFLTGAQHGIVNISRKSWVFLILSGLATGASWLCYYKALQLGEASKVVPIDKLSVVITLILAVIFLHENITAKSVIGSLLITAGTLCMVL; encoded by the coding sequence ATGATGTGGGCGGTTTTCGCACTCTTATCCGCTGTATTTGCAGCGCTTACTTCTATTTTGGCAAAGGTCGGAATTGAAGGGGTAAACTCAAATTTGGCGACAGCGTTGCGGACGGTTGTTGTGTTGGCAATGGCGTGGGGCATGGTGTTTCTGACCGGTGCTCAACACGGAATAGTAAACATCAGCAGGAAAAGCTGGGTGTTTTTGATCCTTTCGGGGCTCGCAACAGGCGCTTCGTGGCTGTGTTATTACAAGGCATTGCAGCTTGGCGAAGCGTCCAAAGTGGTTCCTATCGATAAATTAAGCGTAGTCATCACATTAATTTTAGCAGTAATTTTCCTCCACGAGAATATCACTGCAAAATCGGTAATCGGTTCGCTGCTGATTACGGCAGGCACACTGTGCATGGTGTTATAA
- a CDS encoding BrnT family toxin: MEWDKAKNELNIRKHGISFDEASEIFNDPNLIEFFDSAHSTECEARYICYGVTSKYLVLAVVYTDRCGNIRLISARKASGKERDIYYDRLRAIYNSL, encoded by the coding sequence ATGGAATGGGACAAGGCAAAAAATGAACTGAATATCCGCAAGCACGGCATATCCTTCGATGAAGCTTCAGAGATTTTTAATGATCCGAACCTCATCGAGTTTTTTGATAGTGCTCATTCGACAGAATGTGAAGCAAGATATATATGCTATGGCGTTACCTCAAAATATCTTGTATTAGCGGTTGTATATACGGATAGGTGCGGAAACATACGACTGATTTCCGCACGTAAAGCGAGTGGTAAGGAGCGGGACATTTATTATGACAGACTTAGAGCAATTTATAACAGCTTGTGA
- a CDS encoding MptD family putative ECF transporter S component — protein MEAKTEGATRLRLKDIITLSIFNIAMLVIMVIVKMIMTVAATPALDYLFYVGVMAFFCAPLYIVMSNKTAKHGTFFITAVFCGLMMAAFGSVWFSAVMLAVGVICELVMLGDAAYKNPLRNGIGYVVYWTLYAWGSSIPLFFFKEQYLKSLGDSYTEEGKQTLIHFYGSVDMMLLIGLISAVLAALGFWAGMLFFKKHIKKAKLA, from the coding sequence ATGGAAGCAAAAACGGAAGGGGCGACTCGGCTGCGGTTAAAGGATATTATCACGCTTTCGATTTTTAATATCGCGATGTTGGTTATCATGGTGATTGTCAAGATGATTATGACGGTTGCCGCAACGCCTGCGCTCGATTACCTTTTTTATGTCGGCGTCATGGCTTTTTTCTGCGCGCCGCTGTACATCGTGATGTCCAACAAAACCGCAAAACACGGGACGTTTTTTATCACGGCTGTTTTTTGCGGTTTAATGATGGCGGCATTCGGGTCGGTGTGGTTTTCGGCAGTGATGCTTGCGGTCGGAGTGATTTGTGAGCTCGTGATGCTGGGGGATGCTGCTTATAAAAATCCGCTTCGGAACGGCATCGGGTATGTGGTGTATTGGACGCTGTACGCATGGGGCAGTTCAATTCCGCTGTTCTTTTTTAAGGAACAGTACTTAAAAAGTTTGGGCGATTCATATACCGAAGAAGGGAAGCAAACGCTGATTCACTTTTACGGTTCGGTCGATATGATGCTGCTCATCGGGTTGATTTCGGCGGTACTTGCAGCTCTGGGTTTTTGGGCCGGTATGCTGTTTTTCAAAAAGCACATCAAAAAAGCAAAGTTAGCGTAA
- a CDS encoding DUF2004 domain-containing protein produces MKKIEHQYFGQLSFDTADNVNVIWEKTINGIDVCLWFDQNVELPNGILDIYAHFLENIDEKIQEARKALIAYLKEDNYYINFHIEECGLEDLPNEVTDFVMKMAVTNLGLWIDNEKPHITMDFMISPDESDEILCVKFGEGENIKAIDWES; encoded by the coding sequence ATGAAAAAGATAGAACATCAATATTTCGGTCAATTAAGTTTTGATACGGCAGATAATGTGAATGTGATTTGGGAAAAAACAATTAACGGAATAGACGTATGTCTCTGGTTCGATCAAAATGTAGAACTACCGAACGGTATACTGGATATTTATGCACATTTTCTTGAAAATATAGACGAGAAAATACAAGAAGCAAGAAAAGCTCTTATAGCATATTTAAAAGAAGACAATTACTATATAAACTTTCATATTGAAGAATGTGGACTTGAAGACTTACCGAACGAGGTTACCGACTTTGTAATGAAAATGGCGGTAACGAATTTAGGTTTATGGATTGACAATGAAAAACCGCATATCACAATGGATTTTATGATTTCGCCGGACGAAAGCGATGAAATACTTTGCGTAAAATTCGGCGAAGGGGAAAATATTAAGGCAATTGATTGGGAAAGTTAA
- a CDS encoding BrnA antitoxin family protein, whose protein sequence is MTDLEQFITACEAHAVPDDEIDFSDIPELTGDQITQIRPSHLVNKAMWKPQKRVLSIRIDADLLEALKASGKGWQTRLNDWIRNGVTSHYF, encoded by the coding sequence ATGACAGACTTAGAGCAATTTATAACAGCTTGTGAAGCCCATGCGGTTCCTGATGACGAAATAGATTTTTCCGATATTCCGGAGTTGACCGGCGATCAGATAACGCAGATAAGGCCGAGCCATCTTGTTAATAAAGCAATGTGGAAACCGCAAAAAAGGGTATTAAGTATCAGGATTGATGCGGATTTACTCGAAGCGCTCAAAGCGAGCGGTAAGGGATGGCAAACGCGGCTCAATGACTGGATTAGAAACGGCGTTACCTCCCATTACTTTTAA
- a CDS encoding flavodoxin produces the protein MAAGLSAKTAVVYFSTTGTTERMAKNAASAMGADIFEIEPVHKYTAADLNGLSKTIQRRMRYYCNSTEFLKELARPRNAKNTGIPHLNYKVIIYNNLYVLCFVFYFIASYYYIMT, from the coding sequence ATGGCGGCAGGTCTTTCGGCGAAAACGGCGGTAGTATATTTTAGCACAACCGGTACGACGGAACGGATGGCAAAAAATGCGGCAAGCGCGATGGGGGCGGATATCTTTGAAATAGAGCCTGTCCACAAATACACTGCTGCCGATCTGAATGGCTTATCGAAAACGATACAGCGGCGGATGCGGTACTATTGCAACAGCACGGAATTCCTGAAAGAATTGGCTCGGCCTAGAAATGCAAAAAATACAGGGATTCCGCATTTGAATTATAAAGTTATAATCTATAATAACTTATACGTTTTATGTTTTGTATTCTATTTTATAGCAAGTTATTATTATATAATGACCTAG
- a CDS encoding ABC transporter ATP-binding protein, translating into MDTCIEGMSFEIRAGECVVLCGRSGAGKSTVLRLIDGLAPAFYEGTLHGSVAVAGREPAAMTPEQRVRTFGVVFQDPRSQFFMNSVQDEIAFSAENIGLEPRVVQEKVREAAALLDIEPLLCRTVDALSAGQKQRVAIAAALILSPDILILDEPASNLDTEGCRILIGLLAEIKRRGTTVIISEHRLHAFLGIADSFLHIEHGRAAHRWTAEEFACLPEDALRRFGFRYPGMAELPLRRKKIRAVKAAGIIAGTAVSAVAVAETAGAKTASAEKPEEKMRSALCASNVTYLYKPVRAGVNGCGEKDREKDAAGLESVCGIRNINLVFPHGSVTALTGENGAGKTTLCKVLCGLLRQKSGSIMLDGRELSCAQRRRISYFVMQDADYQLYSDSIINELLLGREPSQDNKRRAEEALELFRLQAVRNRHPASLSGGEKQRVVIAAAYCSDAEVFVFDEPTSGMDGEGLLSMAHWADMLAQAGKTVIIITHDELLADIACDYRVQLMKHPLKSYT; encoded by the coding sequence ATGGATACCTGCATCGAGGGGATGTCGTTTGAGATACGGGCAGGGGAATGTGTTGTTTTGTGCGGCAGGTCGGGGGCGGGAAAAAGCACCGTCTTGAGGCTGATCGACGGCTTGGCTCCGGCTTTTTATGAGGGGACGCTGCACGGTTCGGTGGCGGTTGCCGGGAGGGAGCCTGCGGCGATGACGCCTGAGCAGCGGGTTAGGACATTCGGGGTTGTGTTTCAAGACCCGCGCAGTCAGTTTTTTATGAACAGTGTGCAGGATGAAATTGCGTTTTCTGCGGAAAATATCGGGCTGGAGCCGAGGGTGGTACAAGAAAAGGTGCGGGAGGCTGCGGCATTGCTGGATATAGAACCGCTGTTGTGCCGGACGGTTGACGCACTGTCGGCAGGGCAAAAACAGCGGGTTGCGATTGCTGCGGCGCTCATTTTGTCACCTGATATTCTGATTTTAGATGAGCCTGCTTCCAATTTGGATACGGAGGGGTGCCGGATTTTGATCGGACTTTTGGCGGAGATTAAACGGAGGGGTACGACGGTCATCATTAGCGAGCACCGGCTGCACGCATTTTTAGGGATTGCAGACTCGTTTTTGCATATCGAACACGGCAGAGCGGCGCACCGATGGACGGCAGAGGAATTTGCGTGTTTGCCGGAGGATGCACTGAGGCGCTTCGGGTTCCGGTACCCCGGTATGGCGGAGCTCCCGTTACGCCGGAAAAAAATCCGTGCAGTAAAGGCAGCAGGAATAATTGCAGGAACGGCGGTATCAGCGGTAGCGGTTGCAGAAACAGCAGGAGCAAAGACGGCATCGGCAGAAAAACCAGAGGAAAAAATGCGCTCTGCATTGTGCGCATCGAATGTGACGTATTTGTACAAGCCGGTGAGAGCCGGAGTAAATGGGTGCGGAGAAAAAGACCGCGAAAAGGACGCCGCCGGGCTGGAATCGGTATGCGGTATCCGGAATATCAACCTTGTGTTTCCGCACGGGAGCGTTACCGCGCTGACCGGAGAAAACGGCGCCGGTAAAACGACCCTGTGCAAGGTGTTGTGCGGGCTGCTCCGGCAAAAGAGCGGCAGCATTATGCTGGATGGGCGGGAGCTTTCCTGTGCACAGCGGCGGCGCATAAGCTATTTTGTGATGCAGGACGCCGATTATCAGCTCTATTCCGACAGCATAATTAACGAGCTGCTGTTGGGACGGGAACCTTCACAAGACAACAAACGGCGTGCGGAAGAAGCTCTTGAGCTGTTCCGTTTGCAAGCGGTACGGAACCGGCATCCCGCCTCGCTGTCGGGCGGGGAAAAGCAGCGAGTGGTGATCGCCGCCGCGTACTGCTCGGATGCGGAGGTGTTTGTGTTCGATGAGCCGACCAGCGGCATGGACGGCGAAGGGCTTTTAAGTATGGCGCACTGGGCGGATATGCTTGCACAAGCGGGGAAAACCGTGATCATCATTACGCACGACGAGCTGCTCGCCGACATAGCCTGCGATTACAGGGTGCAGCTGATGAAGCATCCGTTAAAAAGCTATACCTGA
- the mazF gene encoding endoribonuclease MazF: MVMSGFIPEKGDLVWLEFNPQAGHEQQGHRPAICVSQKLYNQKTGLALFCPITSHVKGYPFEVILKAHSIKGCILSDQIKNMDYVQRKCSFIEKASDDEINSVVDNIKLMIE, translated from the coding sequence ATGGTAATGAGCGGTTTTATTCCTGAAAAAGGAGATTTAGTTTGGTTGGAATTTAATCCACAAGCAGGACATGAACAACAAGGGCATAGACCTGCAATTTGTGTTTCCCAAAAATTATATAACCAAAAAACAGGATTAGCTTTATTTTGCCCAATTACAAGTCACGTAAAGGGCTATCCATTTGAAGTAATTTTAAAGGCTCATTCAATAAAAGGCTGTATTTTAAGTGATCAAATAAAGAACATGGACTATGTTCAAAGAAAATGCAGTTTTATAGAAAAAGCTTCTGACGATGAAATAAATTCTGTAGTAGATAATATCAAACTGATGATTGAATAA
- a CDS encoding TetR/AcrR family transcriptional regulator has product MKRNSKKPEVRKQELIEIAAKLFAEKGYEAVSVRDILDVVGGAPGMFYYYFKSKQDIYVAAMEQYISERLERKCRMLEDDTLPFRKKLAAFRSMIKEDISGYMERFISNSDASISDTSYKIWDFVQMLNRMVKPYSKFLLQAYNEGHLSTRLKITEENAAVFATFILYGSWGIIYNGQFTDSGQNFTMEDVIAVTDKLLQ; this is encoded by the coding sequence TTGAAGCGTAATAGCAAAAAGCCCGAAGTCCGTAAACAGGAATTGATCGAAATTGCAGCGAAACTCTTTGCGGAAAAAGGATATGAGGCGGTATCCGTACGAGACATCCTTGATGTCGTCGGCGGAGCGCCCGGTATGTTTTACTACTATTTTAAGTCAAAACAAGATATTTACGTTGCAGCGATGGAGCAATATATTTCCGAACGCTTGGAACGAAAGTGCCGGATGCTTGAAGATGATACCCTTCCGTTCCGTAAAAAACTCGCCGCTTTTCGCAGTATGATCAAAGAGGATATCAGCGGGTATATGGAGCGCTTCATATCAAACAGCGATGCTTCGATTTCGGATACTTCGTATAAAATCTGGGATTTTGTCCAGATGCTAAACCGCATGGTTAAACCGTATTCAAAGTTTCTTTTGCAGGCATACAACGAAGGTCATCTGTCCACTCGGCTAAAAATAACGGAAGAAAATGCGGCGGTCTTTGCCACTTTTATACTGTACGGCTCATGGGGAATTATCTATAACGGACAATTTACCGATAGCGGTCAAAACTTTACCATGGAGGATGTAATAGCGGTTACCGACAAACTTTTACAATAA
- a CDS encoding GNAT family N-acetyltransferase, with the protein MLRLDKINAKNVQDILKLNVSENQKSFVAGNDASIIEAYTAVTANGYAFPFGIYDDEMPVGFLMIGFGVYDYWDDAPKIAYGNYNLWRLMIDEKYQNRGYGKTAVSLALQFIRTFPCGKTEYCWVSYEPENNIARRLYASFGFYETGETDGTELIALLKL; encoded by the coding sequence ATGCTGCGATTGGATAAAATAAATGCTAAAAACGTACAGGATATTTTAAAACTGAATGTTTCGGAAAATCAAAAAAGCTTTGTTGCAGGCAATGATGCCAGTATCATTGAGGCCTACACTGCCGTTACGGCAAACGGATATGCTTTTCCTTTTGGAATATATGATGATGAAATGCCGGTCGGTTTTCTGATGATAGGTTTCGGTGTTTACGATTATTGGGATGATGCACCGAAAATAGCCTACGGCAACTATAACCTTTGGCGGTTGATGATCGACGAAAAATATCAGAATAGAGGATACGGCAAAACTGCGGTTAGCCTTGCTCTTCAATTTATAAGAACATTTCCATGCGGTAAAACGGAATACTGTTGGGTATCGTATGAGCCCGAAAATAACATTGCCCGCCGGTTATATGCTTCGTTCGGTTTTTACGAAACGGGTGAAACCGACGGAACGGAGCTGATTGCGCTATTGAAGTTGTAG